The Apium graveolens cultivar Ventura unplaced genomic scaffold, ASM990537v1 ctg740, whole genome shotgun sequence genome includes a window with the following:
- the LOC141704098 gene encoding F-box protein At5g07610-like, which produces MEDTVYSISRSNSEGKIPLCLDPAVLTESIPINYWRDLLSRETVMRMIQSCNGLNLSRFNSFERDRKAYYVRNLVTNEIKSVPSPKLDSRFYEWIVTFVLAFDPLVSPHYKVICATTSIARVVTSKFMIFSSETGRWKDTNVTMDGHELQYGKGLYCHGAIYWIVINTQSCYRFDIEAKNLTKISFLQRLLVQASDCAQKNLNVYELDEVTMKWVIKHRVHINHLISSLPHDFGNGGNLQKCHSIHSILSILRGEGEEDTALLVNISGKVVLYNLQSKKVEVLLSELRWKSIKGGAILYLGEPPFIPAYPFVATLHPM; this is translated from the exons ATGGAAGATACAGTTTATTCCATATCTCGCTCTAATTCTGAAGGTAAGATCCCTCTTTGTTTAGATCCTGCTGTACTAACTGAAAGTATTCCAATAAACTACTGGAGGGATTTGCTCTCTAGAGAAACTGTCATGAGGATGATACAGTCTTGTAATGGGTTGAATCTATCTAGATTCAACTCCTTCGAAAGGGATAGGAAAGCGTATTATGTTCGAAATTTAGTTACCAATGAAATCAAATCAGTACCTTCACCCAAATTAGATTCTAGATTTTATGAATGGATTGTTACTTTTGTTTTGGCTTTTGACCCTCTGGTATCACCCCATTACAAAGTTATCTGTGCTACAACGTCGATAGCGAGAGTAGTTACATCTAAATTCATGATATTTAGTTCAGAAACTGGTAGATGGAAAGATACTAATGTTACTATGGATGGACATGAGCTGCAATACGGAAAGGGACTGTATTGCCATGGTGCTATTTATTGGATTGTGATAAACACGCAATCTTGTTATCGTTTCGATATTGAAGCTAAGAATTTGACCAAAATCTCTTTCCTCCAAAGGCTTCTGGTTCAGGCTTCAG ATTGCGCACAAAAAAATTTAAATGTGTATGAGTTGGATGAGGTTACTATGAAGTGGGTTATAAAGCACCGGGTACATATTAATCATCTCATTTCTTCATTACCACATGATTTTGGGAATGGGGGAAATCTGCAGAAATGTCACTCCATCCATTCAATATTAAGCATTCTGAGAGGAGAAGGGGAAGAAGACACAGCTCTTCTTGTAAATATCTCTGGCAAAGTTGTTCTGTATAATCTCCAAAGTAAGAAAGTTGAGGTGCTCCTTTCTGAGCTCAGATGGAAAAGTATTAAGGGTGGGGCAATTCTTTATCTTGGTGAACCTCCATTTATTCCTGCATATCCTTTCGTTGCAACCCTACATCCAATGTAA
- the LOC141704097 gene encoding uncharacterized protein LOC141704097: MEPGKNKDSAVSLNYPMLMRGNYTSWALKMKVYMQAHGFWDAVVPKDPKIPIDDKMDKIAMTAIYQSIPKDILLSLAEKETTKEVWEAIKVMCQGAEHVKNAKIKTLKVEFESLSMKDLDSLDDFCLKITGMGDNTWSQLLLIEEEWLKKEKEESKLLLTRDEWIRRSNRVRTEQRFQGREYNRGTRDRSHVRCFNCNILGHFAADCRKSRRDKESKEEANIVEIPDEPALLLTECEGKGENMMLLNKEKVTLKLVQDGEGKRIESNLWYLDNGANNHMTGERKKFRDLDERITGQVKFGDGSLVHIKG; encoded by the exons ATGGAACCAGGGAAAAATAAAGACAGTGCGGTTAGTTTGAATTACCCCATGTTGATGAGAGGTAATTATACATCATGGGCTCTGAAAATGAAGGTATATATGCAGGCCCATGGCTTCTGGGATGCAGTGGTACCTAAAGATCCAAAGATACCAATCGATGACAAGATGGATAAAATCGCTATGACAGCTATTTATCAAAGTATTCCCAAAGATATTCTCCTTTCACTGGCTGAGAAAGAAactacaaaagaagtttgggagGCAATTAAAGTAATGTGTCAGGGTGCGGAACATGTGAAGAATGCAAAGATAAAAACGCTCAAGGTTGAATTCGAGTCACTAAGCATGAAGGACTTAGATTCTCTCGATGATTTCTGTTTGAAGATCACAGGCATG GGCGACAATACTTGGAGTCAGTTGCTTCTCATTGAAGAGGAATGGTTGAAGAAGGAGAAGGAGGAGAGCAAGTTATTGCTCACTAGAGATGAGTGGATCAGGCGATCAAATAGAGTTAGAACGGAACAAAGGTTTCAAGGACGAGAATATAATCGAGGCACACGTGACAGGAGCCACGTAAGGTGTTTCAATTGCAACATTCTCGGACATTTTGCTGCAGATTGTAGGAAATCGCGACGTGATAAAGAAAGTAAGGAGGAGGCTAACATTGTTGAAATTCCAGATGAACCAGCATTGCTTTTAACAGAATGCGAAGGCAAAGGAGAGAATATGATGTTATTGAACAAAGAGAAGGTGACACTTAAACTAGTTCAAGATGGAGAAGGAAAAAGAATAGAATCAAACCTATGGTATTTGGATAACGGGGCCAACAACCATATGACTGGGGAACGAAAAAAATTCAGGGATTTGGATGAACGAATAACAGGGCAAGTGAAGTTTGGAGATGGATCATTGGTCCACATAAAAGGGTGA